Proteins from one Streptomyces sp. NBC_00289 genomic window:
- a CDS encoding SDR family oxidoreductase, with amino-acid sequence MSPPTADPPAERVVVVTHATLYAGPGAVAALAAAGFTVVCQDETFGDEENRAKFEAGHECVVACPSKTPAGAVTWAIRRYGRLDAVISNDVYPGKYLPVEQADVTELRAAAEALLVAPVAVVAKAAAQMKRQGHGRIVLVTSAAPVRPEPGFSYYSSLRAAASAFARAAARELAAHYVTVNAVAPNFLESETYYPEEAWGDEDGKERLRGLLPIGRLGTAREIGNLIVFLTSGRADFVTGEVVGFTGGWA; translated from the coding sequence GTGAGTCCGCCGACGGCCGATCCGCCGGCCGAACGCGTCGTCGTGGTCACGCACGCGACGCTCTACGCCGGACCGGGCGCCGTCGCCGCGCTGGCCGCCGCGGGATTCACCGTTGTCTGCCAGGACGAGACCTTCGGCGACGAGGAGAACCGGGCGAAGTTCGAGGCCGGTCACGAGTGCGTGGTGGCCTGTCCGTCCAAGACGCCCGCCGGCGCGGTGACCTGGGCGATCCGGCGGTACGGCCGCCTGGACGCGGTGATCAGCAACGACGTCTACCCCGGCAAGTACCTCCCGGTGGAGCAGGCGGACGTGACCGAGCTGCGGGCCGCCGCCGAGGCGCTCCTGGTGGCCCCGGTCGCCGTGGTCGCGAAGGCGGCCGCCCAGATGAAGCGCCAGGGCCACGGGCGCATCGTCCTGGTCACCTCGGCGGCCCCCGTCCGGCCCGAGCCGGGCTTCTCCTACTACAGCTCGCTGCGCGCCGCGGCCTCCGCGTTCGCGCGCGCGGCGGCCCGTGAACTGGCCGCGCACTACGTCACGGTGAACGCCGTCGCCCCCAACTTCCTGGAGAGCGAGACCTACTACCCCGAGGAGGCCTGGGGCGACGAGGACGGAAAGGAGAGGCTGCGTGGCCTGCTGCCGATCGGACGTCTCGGTACCGCCCGCGAGATCGGCAACCTGATCGTCTTTCTCACCTCCGGCCGGGCCGACTTCGTGACCGGCGAGGTCGTCGGGTTCACCGGCGGCTGGGCCTGA
- a CDS encoding alpha/beta fold hydrolase — MAGAESTGGDTRLGPEALAPLLTALDLAQPLLTAADATLRVFPVDEAEADTFDARAVDRCNEVLARLGAAHRLTVPRFVAPAPESPSGLEVALSNLCDLELGSWRPLADSAGELPGPGTGDTTGPVRSVRSGSAALPDSHRVTPHGLPPFESFAAGDPGDEAIVLVPPCGVPAGLFAPWLDRLSARHRVITYENPYLFGDWASLPTPRGDFAEEIAQLVAVVEEYGPGRVHLVGICGGAPVALAAAARLGDRVGSSTMLHPDLNFGPGVTRTPFQTQFQGLLAGAGSSPARAREVLTMFLDPNMLFGVPTRLAPFVLYPYGDLELFHRYARLNDALMAYDANEAARRAGSRTLIVTSRTDRMTHPDTARHLHELVAGSTLEVRPTGSHHDILAPDDEMFTLIQAFIDEATHRSGSAPDPRPASAPAPALAAGSPP, encoded by the coding sequence GTGGCCGGCGCCGAGAGCACAGGCGGTGACACCCGGCTCGGGCCGGAGGCACTGGCCCCGCTGCTGACCGCCCTCGACCTGGCTCAGCCGCTGCTGACCGCGGCCGACGCGACCCTGCGGGTGTTCCCCGTCGACGAGGCCGAGGCCGACACGTTCGACGCGCGGGCCGTGGACCGGTGCAACGAGGTGCTGGCCCGTCTCGGCGCCGCCCACCGGCTCACCGTGCCCCGCTTCGTGGCGCCCGCGCCGGAGAGCCCGTCCGGCCTGGAGGTCGCCCTCAGCAACCTCTGCGACCTGGAACTCGGTTCCTGGCGGCCGCTCGCGGACAGCGCGGGTGAGCTGCCGGGGCCGGGGACGGGCGACACCACGGGACCGGTGCGGTCCGTGCGCTCGGGCAGCGCCGCCCTGCCGGACAGCCACCGCGTGACACCCCACGGGCTGCCCCCGTTCGAGAGCTTCGCGGCCGGGGACCCCGGTGACGAGGCGATCGTCCTGGTGCCGCCCTGCGGAGTACCGGCCGGACTCTTCGCCCCCTGGCTCGACCGCCTGTCCGCCCGCCACCGGGTCATCACCTACGAGAACCCCTATCTCTTCGGGGACTGGGCGTCCCTGCCCACTCCCCGGGGCGACTTCGCCGAGGAGATCGCGCAGCTCGTCGCCGTCGTCGAGGAGTACGGACCGGGGCGCGTGCATCTGGTCGGCATCTGCGGCGGGGCGCCCGTGGCCCTGGCGGCGGCCGCTCGCCTGGGCGATCGGGTCGGCTCGTCGACCATGCTCCACCCGGATCTCAACTTCGGCCCCGGCGTCACCCGCACCCCGTTCCAGACCCAGTTCCAGGGACTGCTCGCCGGTGCGGGCAGCAGCCCGGCGCGGGCCCGCGAGGTCCTCACCATGTTCCTCGACCCGAACATGCTCTTCGGCGTACCGACCCGCCTGGCCCCCTTCGTGCTCTACCCGTACGGGGACCTCGAACTCTTCCACCGCTACGCGAGGCTGAACGACGCGCTGATGGCCTACGACGCCAACGAGGCGGCACGCCGGGCCGGTTCACGCACGCTGATCGTCACCAGCCGCACGGACCGGATGACCCACCCGGACACCGCCCGGCACCTGCACGAGCTGGTAGCGGGCAGCACCCTGGAGGTACGGCCGACCGGCAGCCATCACGACATCCTCGCCCCGGACGACGAGATGTTCACCCTGATCCAGGCCTTCATCGACGAGGCGACCCACCGGAGCGGATCCGCCCCGGACCCGCGCCCCGCGTCCGCCCCGGCTCCGGCCCTGGCCGCCGGGAGCCCGCCGTGA
- a CDS encoding chlorinating enzyme: MTTTLPETSQSFALSEEELRRFHQQGFIGPFTLYEPEEMREIWRGTRLELLDRTDAVYPAEDAVSGATNIANYDRHLDNDFLASHIGRREIVDRVASILGPDVACWRTEFFPKHPGDEGTDWHQADTFANASGKPQILWPEDSDFGGTITVWSAFTEATPENGCLQFIPGTHQTMFYDETKKMHYDPDKINAVDKEGIPRGFFGYDYRELQKDPDWTPDEDAAVAQIMRPGQFIIFWSTLMHASYPHLGRTNDMRMGFASRYVPSTVHVYPDSDHIEEYGGRISLEKYGSVLVNGVNHRPDNRMVTETTRGKKF, translated from the coding sequence ATGACCACCACCCTGCCCGAGACGAGTCAGTCGTTCGCGCTTTCCGAGGAGGAGCTCCGGCGTTTCCACCAGCAGGGCTTCATCGGCCCGTTCACCCTCTACGAGCCCGAGGAGATGCGGGAGATCTGGCGCGGCACCCGCCTCGAACTGCTCGACCGCACGGACGCCGTCTACCCCGCGGAGGACGCCGTCTCCGGCGCCACCAACATCGCCAACTACGACCGGCACCTGGACAACGACTTCCTCGCCTCGCACATCGGCCGCCGCGAGATCGTCGACCGGGTGGCGAGCATCCTCGGCCCGGACGTCGCCTGCTGGCGCACCGAGTTCTTCCCCAAGCACCCGGGCGACGAGGGCACCGACTGGCACCAGGCGGACACCTTCGCCAACGCCTCCGGCAAGCCGCAGATCCTGTGGCCCGAGGACTCCGACTTCGGCGGCACCATCACCGTCTGGTCCGCCTTCACCGAGGCGACCCCGGAGAACGGCTGCCTCCAGTTCATCCCCGGCACCCACCAGACGATGTTCTACGACGAGACCAAGAAGATGCACTACGACCCCGACAAGATCAACGCGGTCGACAAGGAGGGCATCCCCCGCGGCTTCTTCGGCTACGACTACCGCGAGCTCCAGAAGGACCCGGACTGGACGCCGGACGAGGACGCGGCCGTCGCCCAGATCATGCGGCCGGGCCAGTTCATCATCTTCTGGTCGACCCTGATGCACGCCTCCTACCCGCACCTCGGCCGGACCAACGACATGCGGATGGGCTTCGCGTCCCGCTATGTCCCCTCCACCGTCCACGTCTACCCGGACAGCGACCACATCGAGGAGTACGGCGGCCGGATCAGCCTGGAGAAGTACGGCAGCGTCCTGGTCAACGGCGTCAACCACCGGCCCGACAACCGCATGGTCACCGAGACCACCCGCGGGAAGAAGTTCTGA